The following proteins are encoded in a genomic region of Magallana gigas chromosome 1, xbMagGiga1.1, whole genome shotgun sequence:
- the LOC117682413 gene encoding putative nuclease HARBI1, translating to MAVRRRLQRRRRRNLGVPRRIQDRSNPLEGLNDNEIFERYRFFPATIFFIVDILKDNLQFTSRRNNPLTPLHQVLVSLRFLATGSFYITIGDTLSISKSTAGRAVRLVTELLCRMTRRFIRLPSREEIVNIKAAFHKIAGFPGIVGCVDGTMVKIKAPHVNEADYICHKGYYALNIQMTCDPRFRVIDLVAKWPGSVHDSRIFRESQLCKIMEEGQIQGTLLGDSGYGLKPYLMTPYISTETAPSQRFNSAHCRTRVTIEQTFGVLKKRFNALHTGLRANPERACRMITACVILHNIRLDRGDILRDVPQIPASLVAPDFVIPEDAVGRTVRDHIRDTYFS from the exons ATGGCCGTCAGACGACGTCTGCAACGTCGACGTCGACGTAATCTTGGCGTTCCAAGGCGGATCCAAGACAGATCTAATCCACTGGAAGGACTCAATGacaatgaaatatttgagaGATATCGGTTTTTCCCTgcaactatattttttattgttgacataCTGAAAGACAATCTTCAGTTTACTAGTAGAAGAAACAACCCACTCACTCCCCTCCATCAAGTGTTGGTTTCGTTACGATTTTTAGCAACTGGGTCATTCTACATAACAATTGGCGATACTTTGAGCATATCAAAAAGCACAGCTGGCAGGGCGGTAAGACTGGTGACGGAATTGTTATGTAGAATGACCAGAAGATTCATCCGTCTTCCGTCAAGAGAGGAAATTGTAAACATCAAGGCTGCGTTCCACAAGATTGCCG GATTTCCAGGCATTGTGGGGTGCGTTGATGGAACAATGGTCAAAATAAAAGCTCCCCACGTCAATGAAGCAGACTACATTTGTCACAAAGGATATTATGCCCTTAACATCCAG ATGACATGTGACCCTCGATTCAGAGTAATCGATCTTGTAGCCAAGTGGCCTGGAAGTGTTCATGATTCCAGAATATTTCGCGAGTCCCAACTGTGCAAAATCATGGAAGAAG GTCAAATTCAAGGAACTCTCTTAGGAGACTCGGGATACGGTTTAAAACCATACTTGATGACTCCGTATATCTCCACTGAAACAGCACCATCTCAAAGATTTAATTCAGCTCATTGCAGAACCAG GGTTACAATTGAACAGACATTTGGTGTTCTGAAGAAAAGGTTTAATGCGCTCCACACGGGTCTTCGAGCCAATCCTGAGAGAGCGTGCAGGATGATTACTGCATGTGTCATCCTGCACAACATTCGCCTTGACAGGGGAGACATTCTTAGAGATGTTCCCCAGATTCCTGCTTCATTGGTGGCCCCTGATTTTGTTATTCCGGAGGATGCTGTTGGAAGAACGGTGCGGGATCACATCAGAGACACCTATTTCTCGTGA